The following are encoded together in the Aciduricibacillus chroicocephali genome:
- the rseP gene encoding RIP metalloprotease RseP, translating into MTTVIAFIFMFGLLVFIHEFGHLIFAKRAGMLAREFAIGFGPKIFSFVKNETLYTIRLLPVGGYVRVAGEDPEIQDLNPGQHIGLEFNGEGKVSKIIVNNKAKHPYARVIEVERADLDHDLVIEGYEPEEHGERLVFPVDRKAVYVQDEKETQIAPYDRQFASKTKRQRAMQLFAGPMMNFLLAIVLFIVLGIIQGVPSDTAKIANIREGSPAEQAGLVNGDQIVQINNKHIKSFEQMALYIQEHPGEELDLTVKRDGGSKQFTLVPDKVKVEGQEIGRIGVSQAMEKSFTGTFTYGFEKTYSTTKLILTNLFMLVTGQYSIDMLSGPVGIYDITDQVVQTGFNNFLLWTAMLSVNLGIVNLVPLPALDGGRLLFILIEAVRGKPLDPQKEGIFHFVGFALLMLLMIVVTWNDIQRLFM; encoded by the coding sequence TTGACAACTGTCATTGCGTTTATTTTCATGTTTGGGCTGCTCGTGTTTATCCATGAGTTTGGCCATCTCATTTTTGCAAAAAGAGCAGGAATGTTGGCAAGAGAGTTCGCAATTGGTTTCGGACCAAAAATATTCTCATTTGTAAAAAATGAAACTCTGTATACAATCCGGCTCTTGCCTGTCGGAGGTTATGTAAGAGTTGCCGGTGAGGATCCAGAAATTCAGGATTTGAATCCTGGTCAGCATATCGGTCTTGAATTTAACGGTGAAGGCAAAGTCTCTAAAATTATTGTTAACAATAAAGCGAAGCACCCATATGCCCGAGTTATTGAAGTTGAACGTGCAGACTTGGATCATGACTTAGTAATTGAAGGTTATGAACCTGAAGAGCATGGTGAAAGACTTGTCTTCCCGGTCGATCGTAAAGCTGTTTATGTACAGGATGAAAAAGAGACACAGATTGCTCCTTATGACAGACAATTCGCTTCAAAGACAAAGCGTCAGCGGGCGATGCAGCTGTTTGCCGGTCCAATGATGAACTTCCTTCTTGCAATAGTTCTTTTTATTGTGCTTGGCATCATTCAAGGAGTTCCTTCAGACACTGCTAAAATAGCGAATATCCGTGAAGGAAGCCCTGCTGAACAAGCTGGTCTTGTTAACGGAGATCAAATTGTTCAAATTAATAACAAGCACATTAAAAGCTTTGAGCAGATGGCTCTTTATATTCAGGAACACCCAGGTGAAGAGCTGGATCTTACCGTAAAGAGAGACGGCGGTTCCAAGCAATTTACACTTGTTCCGGACAAGGTTAAAGTCGAAGGGCAAGAGATCGGACGTATCGGTGTAAGCCAAGCGATGGAAAAGTCCTTTACTGGCACATTCACATATGGGTTTGAGAAGACGTATTCAACTACCAAACTTATATTGACCAACCTTTTCATGCTTGTTACTGGACAGTATTCCATTGATATGCTCTCAGGGCCTGTTGGAATCTATGATATAACCGATCAGGTCGTACAGACAGGTTTCAATAACTTCCTATTATGGACAGCCATGCTTAGCGTAAATCTTGGTATCGTGAACCTTGTGCCGCTCCCGGCACTTGATGGCGGGCGCCTTCTTTTCATTCTCATTGAAGCAGTGCGCGGCAAACCACTTGATCCACAAAAAGAAGGCATATTCCACTTTGTCGGATTTGCATTGCTAATGCTGCTTATGATTGTTGTAACTTGGAACGATATACAAAGATTATTTATGTAG